One stretch of Psilocybe cubensis strain MGC-MH-2018 chromosome 6, whole genome shotgun sequence DNA includes these proteins:
- a CDS encoding Glutathione synthetase, translating to MDEEFLDRVMGAEKGVGKVDDFIGELWRGWKRLRENGLAQPLHLGLFRSDYLLHAPSDQPLSIKQVEFNTISVSFGALSQRVSELHRFLLASTGYCNSSPYLKRENFPENDTIAGLANGLAVAHKAYNVSGSRVLFVVQPGERNVFDQRALQYELLEKKRHGIHVIRQTFDELATSASINSDSSALRISCSEDVHPSKQIEISTVYFRAGYMPYDYPTPSHYITRFKLEQSKAIKCPSIALQLAGGKKVQEVLTQPGVLEQFLADKKKYGVNVFSPEEIAELRDSFMGMWGLDVGEDMLNPDIAAVQAGQEEFGVRKARSEALSLVLKPQREGGGNNVYKESIPAFLDTLPPQERQAWIAMQLIKSPENTGNYLIRAGGLDLKSQMPVKADVISELGIFGWALFGQSVDTQEEEVGWLMRTKGRDSNEGGVATGFSVLDSLVLVD from the exons ATGGACGAGGAGTTTTTGGACCGAGTAATGGGCGCAGAGAAGGGCGTAGGCAAAGTCGACGATTTCATCGGTGAATTGTGGAGAGGTTGGAAGAGATTGAGAGAAAACGGACTTGCCCAG CCACTACACCTTGGCCTCTTTCGGTCCGATTATCTCCTCCACGCGCCTTCAGACCAGCCCTTGTCTATCAAGCAGGTTGAGTTTAACACCATATCTGTGTCATTTGGTGCTCTATCGCAAAGGGTTTCCGAACTTCACAG GTTTCTCTTGGCGAGCACAGGCTATTGTAATAGTTCCCCCTATCTGAAGAGAGAAAATTTCCCAGAGAATGACACGATCGCAGGACTAGCCAACGGCCTAGCCGTTGCACACAAGGCGTACAACGTCTCAGG ATCCCGAGTACTTTTTGTGGTTCAACCCGGGGAAAGAAATGTATTTGATCAGAGGGCATTGCAGTACGAATTGCTGGAAAA AAAAAGGCACGGAATCCATGTTATCCGCCAAACTTTCGATGAATTGGCCACTTCAGCCTCCATTAATTCGGATAGCTCTGCCTTACGGATATCATGTTCTGAGGATGTCCACCCTTCGAAACAGATCGAAATATCAACAGTGTATTTCCGCGCAGGGTATATGCCTTACGACTATCCTACTCCATCTCATTATATCACCCGATTCAAACTTGAGCAATCGAAGGCAATCAAATGTCCAAGTATCGCTTTACAGCTTGCCGGTGGCAAGAAAGTGCAAGAGGTCCTTACTCAACCTGGGGTACTCGAACAATTCTTGGCcgacaaaaagaaatacgGTGTAAATGTGTTCAGTCCTGAGGAAATTGCAGAACTTCGTGACAGCTTTATGGGGATGTGGGGTCTGGATGTTGGTGAAGATATGCTGAATCCTGACATTGCTGCTGTACAAGCCGGTCAAGAAGAATTCGGAGTTCGCAAAGCCAGGTCAGAGGCCTTATCCTTGGTTCTTAAACCTCAGCGTGAAGGTGGTGGAAACAACGTTTATAAAGAATCAATTCCCGCCTTTCTCGATACCCTTCCTCCTCAGGAACGTCAAGCATGGATTGCCATGCAGCTTATCAAATCACCGGAAAATACTGGAAACTATCTCATTCGAGCTGGTGGCCTCGATCTAAAAAGTCAAATGCCGGTCAAGGCCGATGTAATCAGCGAACTGGGAATTTTTGGTTGGGCGCTGTTTGGCCAATCAGTGGATacacaagaagaagaagtcgGGTGGTTGATGCGCACGAAAGGAAGGGACAGCAATGAGGGTGGCGTTGCGACTGGATTTTCTGTACTGGACTCGCTCGTGTTAGTTGATTGA
- a CDS encoding putative oxidoreductase C26F1.07 — protein sequence MSINVISGKLPTHYTLPSGDKIPSVALGVWRADPGEVGEAVKTALKTGYRHIDGAWIYGNEAEVGQAIKDSGIPRKDIWLTSKLWNSFHAPQDVEAALNESLTKLGTDYLDLYLIHWPVAFKNNGKKNDVDFDLTENTYATWQKLEEMVDKGKVRNIGLSNFNIRRIQKLASNPLKVKPAVNQVELSYWNPQPELLQWAKDNDLLLEAYSPLGSQEKVKESLNIPEVKAIAKELGITPAQVYISWHIQRGTVVLPKSVHPSRVQENFQVTVLPDDAFQRIEKIAASHEPHRSVNPKWGVDIWN from the exons ATGTCGATTAATGTTATTTCAGGGAAGCTTCCTACTCATTACACGCTGCCTTCTGGGGACAAGATACCATCAGTTGCATTAG GCGTTTGGCGTGCTGATCCAGGTGAAGTAGGTGAAGCAGTCAAG ACTGCGCTAAAGACCGGGTATAGGCATATCGATGGAGCTTGGATTTACGGT AACGAAGCCGAAGTTGGTCAAGCTATAAAAGACAGCGGTATTCCTCGCAAAGACATATGGCTCACCTCAAAGCTGTGGAACTCGTTCCACGCCCCTCAAGATGTTGAGGCCGCCCTCAATGAATCTCTCACCAAATTGGGTACTGATTACCTTGACTTATACTTGATCCACTG GCCTGTTGCATTCAAAAATAATGGGAAGAAGAATGATGTCGACTTTGACCTCACCGAGAATACCTATGCCACATGGCAGAAACTCGAAGAGATGGTCGACAAAGGCAAAGTTAGGAACATCGGACTCAGCAA CTTCAATATAAGGCGAATTCAGAAACTAGCCTCAAACCCGTTGAAGGTTAAGCCAGCCGTCAATCAAGTGGAACTGAGCTATTGGAACCCTCAGCCTGAGTTGCTTCAG TGGGCAAAAGACAACGACTTACTCCTTGAGGCTTATTCTCCTCTTGGAAGCCAGGAGAAAGTAAAGGAGAGTCTGAATATACCCGAG GTTAAAGCCATTGCAAAGGAGCTTGGTATAACCCCGGCACAAGTATATATTTCATGGCACATTCAGCGAGGC ACTGTAGTGCTTCCGAAAAGCGTCCACCCATCGCGTGTTCAAGAAAACTTCCAGG TAACTGTTTTACCGGACGATGCATTTCAGAGAATCGAGAAGATTGCTGCTAGTCATGAACCTCACAGAAGTGTAAACCCCAAGTGGGGAGTTGACATTTGGAACTAA
- a CDS encoding Proteasome subunit beta type-6, whose protein sequence is MPGMVSTSQPTQQSFNPYTENGGTILAIAGADFSVIAGDTRQSEGYSIQTRYAPKVFRLTDKAVLAVNGFAADGNMFVKKVRQRLEWYRHAHAKDMPIRAIARLIQTMLYARRFFPYYVYNILGGIEEDGTGAVYSFDPVGSYEREACRAAGAAQSLVQPFLDNQIYFKNQTPAPGTSFPKHLPLSTVLPLVIDSFTSATERHIEVGDGLEIYVVLAKGSTSLQGITSIRGVQELTATSEGERVFVIRRDLKKD, encoded by the exons ATGCCAGGCATGGTTTCAACTAGTCAGCCCACACAGCAGTCTTTCAACCCCTACACTGAAAACGGAGGCACAATCTTGGCTATTGCTGGTGCTGACTTTAGTGTTATCGCAGGCGACACTCGGCAGAGCGAGGGTTACAGCATACAAACACGATATGCCCCAAAGGTCTTCCGTCT CACGGACAAGGCTGTACTGGCGGTCAATGGGTTTGCTGCAGATGGAAATATGTTTGTGAAGAAGGTTCGACAGCGTTTGGAG TGGTATCGCCATGCCCATGCTAAGGACATGCCGATCCGAGCCATTGCCAGACTTATCCAGACAATGCTTTATGCCCGCCGTTTCTTCCCTTACTACGTCTACAACATCCTCGGAGGtattgaagaagatg GCACTGGTGCAGTTTACTCTTTTGATCCCGTGGGCTCTTATGAGCGTGAAGCCTGTCGCGCTGCCGGTGCGGCACAATCTCTTGTGCAACCCTTCCTAGACAATCAG ATCTACTTCAAGAACCAAACGCCTGCCCCGGGAACGTCATTTCCCAAACATTTGCCGCTATCCACTGTGCTACCCCTCGTGATTGACTCGTTCACAAGTGCAACGGAAAGGCACATCGAG GTTGGCGATGGCCTAGAAATTTATGTTGTCTTGGCCAAAGGTAGCACTTCCCTCCAGGGGATCACGAGCATCCGCGGGGTCCAGGAGCTAACGGCCACAAGCGAAGGCGAGAGAGTGTTTGTGATCAGAAGGGACCTGAAGAAAGATTGA
- a CDS encoding Protein rot1, giving the protein MLFSSILTVVFASLARTTLAQDQFGNIVYDAIHNATAITGTWSSGSKAVRTGQGFANPANMTFNYPKTTGISYSFTDDGFYEISRYRFNSNGSEPTCITGVIAWSHGKYTLNANGSISMSPFEDGFQQVQDPCAAISNFIEPFTTPEYYKGWRIFMDASQGPKLHMFQFDGTPLAPMFQVSVTPNMLPTQLLRNTDEPVIQRRSSAQGTSGSQWKAGVVAGAGLALISSTISML; this is encoded by the exons ATGCTTTTTTCGTCAATCCTCACTGTCGTGTTTGCGTCGCTGGCGCGCACCACCCTGGCCCAGGATCAGTTTGGGAACATTGTATACGATGCCATACACAATGCCACAGCCATCACCGGGACTTGGAGCTCAGGTAGCAAGGCAGTTAGGACAGGACAG GGTTTTGCTAACCCCGCTAATATGACTTTCAACTACCCGAAAACGACTGGAATCTCATATTCATT TACGGATGATGGGTTTTACGAGATTTCGAGGTATCGGTTCAACAGCAACG GCTCGGAGCCAACGTGTATTACGGGCGTGATAGCGTGGTCGCATGGAAAATACACCTTGAACGCAAACGGTTCTATTTCGATGTCACCATTTGAAGATGGCTTCCAACAGGTTCAGGATCCATGTGCCGCCATTTCCAATTTCATCGAACCATTTACGACCCCGGAGTACTACAAGGGATGGAGAATATTCATGGATGCTAGCCAGGGTCCCAAGTTGCACATGTTCCAGTTCGACGGCACACCACTTGCTCCCATGTTCCAGGTCTCGGTGACTCCCAACATGCTCCCCACCCAATTGCTACGCAACACCGACGAACCTGTCATCCAAAGGCGTTCAAGTGCCCAGGGGACATCTGGTTCTCAATGGAAGGCGGGTGTGGTGGCTGGTGCTGGTTTGGCCTTAATTTCCAGCACAATCTCTATGCTGTAG